From the genome of Mesorhizobium japonicum MAFF 303099, one region includes:
- a CDS encoding L,D-transpeptidase family protein produces the protein MRTSRRFFLSGASLLAAAMVAGRASAQDVIGDILKSSARGNWDDQFDARASEGGKVASTLPIFSTQTVAFTEQAVAQYQNIVGQGGWVEVPATKKLELGVDDPDVVPLRKRLMVSGDLSQSAGISTAFDSYVDSAVKRFQLRHGLPADGSMGKYTYAAMNVSAQIRLGQLQTNLQRLKEKAGTLGSRYVLVDIPAAQIEAVENDRVVLRHTAIVGKIDRQTPIVNSKINEIIVNPYWNAPVSIVRKDIIPLMRKDPNYLKNSHIRLFAPDGSEVDPMNVDWSTDDAAKYRFRQDPGSENAMASVKINFPSPDGVYMHDTPQQSLFGKMMRFDSSGCVRVQNVRDLVTWILRDTPGWDRQHFEAAIKTGQNTPIQVTNPVPVHFLYLSAWSTGPGVVQFRDDVYALDGASELQITSSL, from the coding sequence ATGAGAACCAGCCGCCGCTTTTTCCTTTCCGGAGCCTCGTTGCTCGCCGCAGCCATGGTGGCCGGCCGTGCGAGCGCGCAGGATGTGATCGGGGATATCCTGAAATCCTCGGCCCGCGGCAATTGGGACGACCAGTTCGATGCCCGCGCCAGCGAAGGCGGCAAGGTGGCCTCGACGCTGCCGATCTTCAGCACGCAGACCGTTGCGTTTACCGAGCAGGCGGTCGCGCAGTATCAGAACATTGTCGGGCAGGGCGGCTGGGTAGAGGTTCCCGCGACCAAGAAACTGGAACTCGGCGTCGATGACCCGGACGTGGTGCCGTTGCGCAAGCGGCTGATGGTTTCCGGCGACCTGTCGCAGAGCGCTGGTATTTCGACGGCCTTCGATTCCTATGTCGATTCGGCCGTCAAGCGGTTCCAGTTGCGCCACGGCTTGCCGGCCGACGGCTCCATGGGCAAATACACCTATGCGGCGATGAATGTTTCAGCGCAGATCCGGCTCGGCCAGCTGCAGACCAATCTGCAGCGGCTGAAGGAGAAGGCCGGCACGCTCGGCAGCCGCTATGTGCTCGTCGACATTCCGGCCGCACAGATCGAAGCGGTTGAGAATGACCGTGTCGTACTGCGCCACACCGCTATTGTCGGCAAGATCGATCGCCAGACGCCGATCGTCAATTCCAAGATCAACGAAATCATCGTCAATCCATACTGGAACGCGCCGGTCTCGATTGTGCGCAAGGACATCATTCCGTTGATGCGGAAGGATCCCAACTATCTGAAGAACAGCCACATCCGGCTGTTCGCGCCGGATGGCAGCGAAGTCGATCCGATGAATGTGGACTGGTCGACGGATGATGCGGCCAAGTACCGGTTCCGCCAGGATCCCGGTTCGGAAAACGCCATGGCGTCGGTCAAGATCAACTTCCCGAGCCCGGACGGCGTCTACATGCACGACACGCCGCAGCAGAGCCTGTTCGGCAAGATGATGCGCTTCGATTCCTCGGGCTGCGTGCGCGTTCAGAACGTGCGCGATCTCGTCACCTGGATCCTGCGCGACACGCCCGGCTGGGACCGTCAGCATTTCGAGGCCGCGATCAAGACCGGCCAGAACACGCCGATCCAGGTCACCAACCCGGTGCCGGTGCACTTCCTCTATCTCTCGGCCTGGTCGACTGGACCCGGCGTCGTGCAATTCCGCGACGACGTTTACGCGTTGGACGGCGCCAGCGAACTGCAGATTACCTCTTCGCTCTAA
- a CDS encoding Na+/H+ antiporter: MQAAIFVLVVLVFVAVSGALVRLVRVPLPVLQIAIGAALAWPVRGIHVEIDPELFLLVFIPPLLFSDAFGAPKRELMALRGPILDLAIGLVFFTIVGFGYALHWLVPSIPLVVAFALAAVLSPTDAVAVSSIVDRNVVPARLMHILEGESLLNDASGLVMFRFAVAAALTGSFSFAAASLSFLYAVAAGIVAGVAALFVAAKALQLLNRIGGVPAEPQVLITILLPFVAYLGAENFGASGILAAVTAGLLTGSTGIFRFLGVSARMQTISLWTTFSFVFNGALFIVLGLQLPEIIRKVPPELSSRHWLLEPVLTVLLLTLCLIALRFVWIWIGDITAGFAARLGKRKAEPFGLRVRLAGSVAGVRGAITLAGILSLPLALQDGSPFPARDLVIFLAAGVIICSLLIASLALPVIARGLVEPGEDAGAAEERMARVGAAKAAIAHLESLAQTDEEEGDVPGLKLAAANGIVAAYRRRIAASDEADEARAEMREAGRLETDLRLAGIAAERDALRAMLRRGEINDHTARALFTEITLSEALLNGRQTRK; this comes from the coding sequence ATGCAAGCCGCCATCTTCGTCCTCGTCGTGCTCGTTTTCGTCGCCGTTTCCGGCGCGCTGGTGCGGCTGGTGCGGGTGCCGCTGCCGGTCCTGCAGATCGCGATAGGCGCTGCCCTTGCCTGGCCGGTGCGCGGCATCCATGTCGAGATCGATCCGGAACTGTTCCTGCTGGTGTTCATTCCACCGCTGCTGTTCAGCGACGCCTTCGGCGCACCCAAGCGCGAGCTGATGGCGCTGCGCGGCCCGATCCTTGACCTCGCCATCGGCCTCGTCTTCTTCACCATAGTCGGTTTTGGCTATGCCTTGCATTGGCTGGTGCCGAGCATTCCGCTGGTCGTTGCCTTCGCGCTCGCGGCGGTGCTGTCGCCGACCGATGCGGTGGCCGTCTCCTCGATCGTCGACAGGAATGTCGTCCCGGCGCGGCTGATGCACATTCTGGAAGGCGAGTCCCTGCTCAACGATGCGTCGGGCCTGGTCATGTTCCGCTTTGCCGTCGCGGCGGCATTGACCGGCAGTTTTTCCTTTGCCGCCGCTTCGCTGAGTTTTCTCTACGCCGTGGCTGCCGGGATCGTAGCTGGAGTGGCCGCCTTGTTCGTTGCCGCCAAGGCACTGCAACTCTTGAACCGCATCGGCGGCGTACCGGCCGAGCCGCAGGTGCTGATCACCATCCTGCTTCCCTTCGTCGCCTATCTTGGCGCCGAGAATTTCGGGGCCTCGGGCATCCTGGCCGCTGTGACCGCCGGCCTGCTGACCGGGAGCACCGGCATATTCCGCTTTCTCGGCGTCTCTGCGCGCATGCAGACGATCTCCTTGTGGACGACGTTTTCCTTCGTCTTCAACGGCGCGCTGTTCATCGTGCTCGGCCTGCAACTCCCCGAAATCATTCGCAAGGTGCCGCCCGAGCTGTCCAGCCGCCATTGGCTTCTGGAGCCGGTGCTGACGGTTCTGCTGCTGACCCTTTGCCTGATCGCGCTCCGCTTCGTCTGGATCTGGATCGGCGACATCACAGCGGGTTTTGCGGCGCGGCTCGGCAAGCGCAAGGCCGAACCGTTCGGCCTGCGCGTGCGGCTCGCCGGATCGGTGGCTGGCGTGCGCGGCGCCATCACACTGGCCGGCATATTGTCGCTGCCGCTGGCCTTGCAGGACGGTTCGCCATTCCCCGCGCGCGACCTGGTCATCTTCCTCGCCGCCGGCGTCATCATCTGCTCCCTGCTGATCGCAAGCCTGGCCTTGCCGGTGATCGCGCGCGGCTTGGTCGAGCCCGGCGAAGACGCCGGTGCTGCCGAGGAACGCATGGCGCGTGTCGGCGCGGCGAAGGCGGCGATCGCTCACCTTGAGAGCCTTGCGCAGACGGATGAGGAGGAGGGCGATGTGCCCGGCCTCAAGCTCGCCGCCGCCAACGGCATCGTCGCTGCCTATCGGCGCCGCATCGCGGCGTCCGACGAGGCCGATGAGGCGCGCGCCGAGATGCGCGAGGCGGGAAGGCTGGAGACCGATCTGAGGCTCGCCGGTATCGCAGCCGAGCGTGACGCGTTGCGCGCCATGCTTCGCCGCGGCGAGATCAACGACCACACAGCGCGGGCGCTGTTCACCGAGATCACCCTCTCGGAGGCCCTTTTGAACGGCAGACAGACACGGAAATAG
- the glyA gene encoding serine hydroxymethyltransferase: MATAAAASNKFESFFETTLEDADPEIFGAIRNELGRQRHEIELIASENIVSRAVLEAQGSIMTNKYAEGYPGKRYYGGCQFVDVAEELAIERAKKLFGCNFANVQPNSGSQMNQAVFLALLQPGDTFMGLDLNSGGHLTHGSPVNMSGKWFKVVSYGVRKEDHLLDMDAIEKTAHETKPKLILAGGTAYSRIWDWKRFREIADAVGAYLMVDMAHIAGLVAGGVHPSPLPHAHVVTTTTHKSLRGPRGGMILCNDEDIAKKMNSAVFPGLQGGPLMHVIAAKAVAFGEALKPSFKVYAESVAANAKALASSLKETGLDIVSGGTDNHLMLVDLRPKNATGKRAEAALGRANITCNKNGIPFDPEKPFVTSGVRLGTPAGTTRGFGQAEFREIGKLIAEVLDGLKIANSDEGNAAVEAAVKAKVVALTDRFPLYPYLG; this comes from the coding sequence ATGGCAACAGCAGCGGCAGCGTCGAACAAATTCGAGTCCTTCTTCGAAACCACGCTGGAAGACGCCGATCCGGAGATTTTCGGCGCCATCCGCAACGAGCTTGGCCGCCAGCGCCATGAGATCGAGCTGATCGCCTCGGAAAACATCGTTTCCCGCGCGGTGCTCGAGGCGCAGGGGTCGATCATGACCAACAAATACGCCGAGGGCTATCCGGGCAAGCGCTACTATGGCGGCTGCCAGTTCGTCGACGTGGCCGAGGAACTGGCCATCGAGCGGGCGAAGAAGCTGTTCGGATGCAATTTCGCCAACGTCCAGCCGAACTCCGGCAGCCAGATGAACCAGGCGGTGTTCCTGGCGCTGCTGCAGCCCGGCGACACCTTTATGGGCCTCGACCTCAATTCCGGTGGCCATCTCACCCACGGCTCGCCGGTCAACATGAGCGGCAAGTGGTTCAAGGTCGTCTCCTACGGCGTGCGCAAGGAAGACCATCTGCTCGACATGGATGCCATCGAAAAGACCGCGCATGAGACCAAGCCGAAGCTGATCCTGGCCGGCGGCACCGCCTATTCCCGCATCTGGGACTGGAAGCGCTTTCGCGAGATCGCGGATGCAGTCGGCGCCTATCTGATGGTCGACATGGCGCATATTGCTGGCCTCGTCGCCGGCGGCGTGCATCCCTCGCCATTGCCGCACGCCCATGTGGTGACGACCACCACGCACAAGTCGCTGCGCGGCCCGCGCGGAGGCATGATCCTGTGCAACGACGAAGACATTGCCAAGAAGATGAACTCGGCAGTGTTCCCCGGCCTGCAGGGCGGCCCGCTGATGCATGTCATCGCCGCCAAGGCGGTGGCCTTTGGCGAGGCGCTTAAGCCGAGCTTCAAGGTCTATGCCGAGAGCGTGGCCGCCAACGCCAAGGCGCTGGCTTCGAGCCTCAAGGAGACGGGCCTCGACATCGTCTCCGGCGGTACCGATAACCATTTGATGCTGGTCGATTTGCGCCCCAAGAACGCCACCGGCAAGCGCGCCGAGGCGGCCCTTGGCCGCGCCAACATCACTTGCAACAAGAACGGCATTCCCTTCGACCCGGAAAAGCCCTTCGTCACCTCTGGCGTGCGTCTCGGCACGCCGGCCGGTACCACGCGCGGCTTCGGCCAGGCCGAATTCCGCGAGATCGGCAAGCTGATCGCCGAAGTGCTGGATGGTCTCAAGATCGCCAATTCGGACGAGGGCAATGCCGCGGTCGAGGCGGCGGTCAAGGCCAAGGTCGTGGCGCTGACCGATCGTTTTCCGCTCTATCCTTATCTCGGCTGA
- a CDS encoding GlpM family protein, giving the protein MDIVWKGVVGGLVTALIVWASRRGNILPGILPLAPTFAVIALLAVSAKGDPGGFRDACLAGMKTIPAYLAFLGACWLFIDKVDYRLAVAGGIAVWLVAALAIFLAPRYL; this is encoded by the coding sequence ATGGACATTGTCTGGAAGGGTGTGGTCGGCGGGCTGGTGACGGCGCTGATCGTCTGGGCGTCCAGGCGGGGCAATATCCTGCCAGGGATTTTGCCGCTGGCGCCGACCTTTGCCGTCATTGCCTTGCTCGCCGTCAGCGCTAAGGGCGATCCGGGCGGTTTTCGCGATGCCTGCCTTGCCGGGATGAAGACAATTCCCGCCTATCTTGCCTTCCTCGGCGCCTGCTGGTTGTTCATCGACAAGGTCGACTATCGCCTGGCCGTCGCCGGCGGCATCGCCGTCTGGCTGGTTGCCGCGCTGGCAATCTTCCTCGCGCCTCGCTATCTCTGA
- the nrdR gene encoding transcriptional regulator NrdR has protein sequence MRCPYCQSEDTQVKDSRPAEDGAAIRRRRVCPDCGGRFTTFERVQLRDLVVVKKSGRKVPFDRDKLLRSVEIAVRKRNVDPERIDRAVTGIVRQLESSGETEVASGEVGRLVMEALKSLDDVAYVRFASVYRNFREAKDFHELLGELKGDEDKSEEDAG, from the coding sequence ATGCGCTGTCCCTATTGCCAGTCCGAAGATACGCAGGTGAAGGATTCGCGCCCCGCCGAGGATGGCGCGGCGATCCGCAGGCGGCGTGTCTGCCCCGATTGCGGCGGCCGGTTCACCACCTTCGAGCGCGTGCAGTTGCGCGATCTGGTCGTGGTCAAGAAGTCGGGTCGTAAAGTGCCGTTCGACCGCGACAAGCTGCTGCGCTCGGTCGAGATCGCGGTGCGCAAGCGCAATGTCGATCCCGAACGCATCGACCGCGCGGTGACCGGCATCGTGCGCCAGCTCGAAAGCTCCGGCGAGACGGAAGTGGCCTCCGGCGAGGTCGGCCGGCTGGTCATGGAGGCGCTGAAGTCGCTCGATGACGTCGCCTATGTGCGTTTTGCCTCGGTCTACCGCAATTTCCGCGAGGCCAAGGATTTCCACGAATTGCTGGGCGAGTTGAAGGGCGACGAAGACAAGAGTGAAGAGGACGCCGGCTGA
- the ribD gene encoding bifunctional diaminohydroxyphosphoribosylaminopyrimidine deaminase/5-amino-6-(5-phosphoribosylamino)uracil reductase RibD, translating to MAASQLSEAEQTALDRRFMAAALRLSRRNAGRTSTNPSVGTIIVRDDGAGPMIVGTGVTAVGGRPHAETEALAEAGELARGATAYVTLEPCAHHGRTPPCANALVNAGIARVVGAASDPDPRVSGKGYAILRAAGIVVVEKVLATEAAEQMAGYLIRSLRKRPEVTLKLALSSDGKIGRKGAGQVAITGEIARRDVYLMRAESDAILIGIGTALEDDPALTVRLPGLENRSPARIILDRQIRLPEASKLVSGVDRVPLYVAACLEADPHRRSALERAGVRFIGTETHDGVVALPELLEDLAALGMASVLVEGGAQVAKAFLDEDLVDRIVLFQGPEAIGEDGIASPVDADHIPAGFRKLREMRFGEDSYAEWVRDL from the coding sequence ATGGCAGCATCGCAACTGAGCGAGGCCGAACAAACGGCCCTTGATCGCCGTTTCATGGCCGCCGCCTTGCGGCTTTCGCGCAGGAATGCCGGCCGCACCTCGACCAATCCCTCCGTGGGCACGATCATCGTGCGCGACGATGGCGCTGGCCCGATGATCGTCGGCACCGGCGTCACCGCGGTCGGCGGCCGGCCGCATGCCGAGACCGAGGCGCTGGCCGAGGCCGGCGAGCTCGCGCGTGGTGCCACCGCCTATGTCACGCTAGAACCTTGCGCGCATCACGGCCGCACCCCGCCTTGCGCCAATGCGCTGGTCAATGCCGGCATTGCGCGCGTCGTGGGGGCTGCCAGCGATCCGGATCCGCGCGTCTCCGGCAAGGGCTATGCCATCCTGCGCGCCGCCGGCATCGTGGTGGTGGAGAAGGTCCTGGCCACGGAAGCCGCCGAGCAGATGGCGGGCTATTTGATTCGATCTCTGCGAAAACGCCCGGAAGTGACGCTGAAACTTGCGCTTTCGAGCGACGGCAAGATCGGCAGGAAAGGCGCCGGCCAGGTTGCGATCACCGGCGAGATCGCGCGCCGCGACGTCTATCTGATGCGCGCGGAGTCGGATGCCATCCTGATCGGCATCGGCACGGCGCTGGAGGATGATCCGGCGCTGACCGTGCGCTTGCCGGGGCTGGAAAACCGTTCGCCGGCACGCATCATCCTCGATCGCCAGATCCGGCTGCCGGAAGCCTCGAAGCTGGTTTCCGGTGTCGATCGCGTGCCGCTCTATGTTGCTGCCTGTCTTGAAGCCGATCCGCACCGGCGCTCGGCACTCGAACGCGCCGGCGTACGCTTCATCGGCACCGAAACCCATGACGGCGTCGTCGCCTTGCCGGAACTGCTAGAAGACCTGGCAGCACTCGGCATGGCAAGCGTGCTGGTCGAGGGCGGCGCCCAGGTCGCCAAGGCATTCCTCGACGAAGACCTGGTCGACCGCATCGTGTTATTCCAGGGGCCGGAGGCGATCGGCGAGGATGGCATTGCATCGCCGGTCGATGCGGACCATATCCCGGCAGGTTTCCGCAAGCTGCGCGAAATGCGCTTCGGCGAGGACAGCTACGCCGAGTGGGTAAGGGACCTCTAG
- a CDS encoding riboflavin synthase → MFTGIVTDIGTVAAVRPLSEGVGLRIDTAYDPETIAIGASISCGGVCLTVTALPEHGSNARWFEVEAWEEALRLTTASSWKSGSKVNLERALKIGDELGGHIVSGHVDGTAELVERKDEGDAVRFTLEAPRHLAKFIAPKGSVALDGTSLTVNKVEGTRFDVLLIHHSLTVTTWGERKVGDRVNIEIDTMARYAARLAEAAKEGL, encoded by the coding sequence ATGTTTACCGGAATTGTCACCGATATCGGCACCGTCGCGGCCGTTAGGCCGCTCAGCGAAGGCGTCGGCTTGCGCATCGATACCGCCTATGACCCCGAAACCATCGCCATTGGCGCCTCGATTTCCTGCGGCGGCGTCTGCCTGACGGTCACGGCGCTGCCCGAACATGGCTCGAACGCGCGCTGGTTCGAGGTCGAAGCCTGGGAAGAGGCCTTGCGGCTGACCACGGCTTCGAGCTGGAAATCCGGCAGCAAGGTCAATCTCGAACGGGCGCTGAAGATCGGCGACGAACTCGGCGGCCATATCGTGTCGGGCCATGTCGACGGCACCGCCGAGCTCGTCGAGCGCAAGGACGAGGGCGACGCGGTGCGCTTCACGCTGGAGGCGCCGCGCCATCTGGCCAAATTCATCGCGCCAAAGGGTTCCGTCGCGCTCGACGGCACCTCGCTCACCGTCAACAAGGTCGAGGGCACCCGCTTCGACGTGCTGTTGATCCACCACTCGCTGACCGTGACCACCTGGGGCGAGCGCAAGGTCGGCGACCGCGTCAATATCGAGATCGACACCATGGCCCGCTACGCCGCACGGCTGGCGGAGGCGGCGAAAGAGGGGCTCTAG
- the ribH gene encoding 6,7-dimethyl-8-ribityllumazine synthase: protein MAGISQHGKAFIRPKAKAHLLIVEARFHDDLADALLDGATSALEEAGATYDVVTVPGSLEIPAVITFALDGAAEGGTNYDGFVALGTIIRGDTYHFDIVANESSRALMDMSVQDSVCIGNGILTTENDAQAWTRAKRSEGDKGGFAARAALTMIALKEQLGARS, encoded by the coding sequence ATGGCTGGTATATCCCAACACGGCAAAGCCTTCATTCGTCCGAAGGCGAAGGCGCATCTGCTGATTGTCGAAGCGCGCTTTCACGACGACCTTGCCGACGCGCTGCTCGACGGCGCGACGAGCGCGCTCGAGGAAGCGGGCGCGACTTACGACGTCGTCACCGTTCCAGGTTCGCTCGAAATTCCCGCAGTGATCACCTTCGCGCTGGATGGCGCGGCGGAAGGCGGCACAAATTACGATGGTTTTGTCGCGCTCGGCACGATCATCCGTGGCGACACCTATCACTTCGATATCGTCGCCAATGAATCCAGCCGCGCGCTGATGGACATGTCGGTGCAGGACTCTGTCTGCATCGGCAACGGCATCCTGACCACCGAGAACGATGCCCAGGCATGGACGCGGGCCAAGCGCTCGGAAGGCGACAAGGGCGGCTTTGCCGCGCGTGCGGCGCTGACCATGATCGCGCTGAAGGAACAATTGGGAGCCCGATCGTGA
- the nusB gene encoding transcription antitermination factor NusB, translating to MSEPASPGQPAVRHANKRGAARLAAVQALYQMDVAGSGVFEITAEYEAFRLGKEVDGALYREADAQWFRAILTGVVEDQKTIDPVIRQALTDDWPLSRLDSTLRAILRAGVYELMKREDVPVAVIVSEYVDIAKAFYEEDEPKLVNAVLDRVSRRVRGEGRGKDAS from the coding sequence GTGAGCGAACCCGCTTCACCCGGACAGCCCGCTGTGCGCCACGCCAACAAGCGCGGCGCCGCCCGGCTGGCCGCCGTGCAGGCGCTCTATCAGATGGATGTCGCCGGCAGCGGCGTCTTCGAGATCACCGCCGAATATGAGGCGTTCCGCCTTGGCAAGGAAGTCGACGGCGCGCTCTATCGCGAGGCGGATGCCCAATGGTTTCGCGCCATCCTGACCGGTGTCGTCGAGGACCAGAAGACAATCGATCCGGTCATCCGCCAGGCGCTGACCGATGACTGGCCGCTGTCGCGGCTCGATTCGACACTGCGCGCCATCCTGCGTGCCGGTGTCTATGAATTGATGAAGCGTGAAGACGTGCCGGTGGCGGTCATCGTTTCGGAATATGTCGACATCGCCAAGGCCTTCTACGAGGAAGACGAGCCGAAGCTGGTCAATGCCGTGCTCGACCGCGTGTCACGCCGGGTGCGCGGCGAGGGGCGCGGCAAGGACGCATCGTGA
- a CDS encoding MFS transporter, with translation MTAIAVGTGREARRTALILAASQAIIGSAAPIAISMGALAGQYLLGADKSLATAPITGFNIGVALGALPAAAIIRRLGQRGGFMTGTVVTALGGLIATLALFHGSFWLFAFALLVIGIGGAFVQQFRFAAADNAPPQFKARAISFVLAGGIITAILGPQIVIFTRELLAPVMFAGSFAAIPVLAAVGAVILSFLRIPVRATGRTEAASSDARPLSEIVTRPRFVAALFCAVGSYALMSFVMTGAPLAMVGCGLSEDDATLGISWHVMAMFAPSFFTGSLIHRFGAERIVAIGLILLIGCAAVALSGLALWQFWTSLILLGLGWNFGFIGATAMVAASYRPSEKGKVQGFHDFVLFGSVACASLLSGMVYNAWGWEMLNWIIFPVTVLCFVALGALKLTAPRNART, from the coding sequence GTGACGGCCATCGCCGTCGGGACGGGCAGGGAGGCGCGGCGGACCGCGCTGATACTTGCCGCCTCGCAGGCGATCATCGGCTCGGCGGCACCGATCGCCATTTCGATGGGCGCGCTGGCCGGCCAATACCTGCTCGGCGCCGACAAATCGCTGGCGACGGCGCCGATCACCGGCTTCAACATCGGCGTCGCGCTCGGCGCCTTGCCCGCCGCGGCCATCATCCGCCGGCTCGGCCAGCGCGGCGGCTTCATGACCGGAACCGTCGTCACCGCGCTTGGCGGCCTGATTGCCACGCTGGCGCTTTTCCACGGCAGTTTCTGGCTGTTCGCATTCGCGCTGCTGGTGATCGGTATCGGTGGCGCCTTCGTCCAGCAATTCCGCTTCGCCGCCGCCGATAACGCGCCGCCGCAGTTCAAGGCGCGCGCTATCTCCTTCGTGCTGGCAGGCGGCATCATCACCGCCATCCTTGGGCCGCAGATCGTCATCTTCACCCGGGAACTGCTCGCACCGGTAATGTTTGCCGGCTCGTTCGCGGCCATTCCGGTGCTGGCTGCGGTCGGCGCCGTTATCCTGTCGTTTCTACGCATCCCGGTGAGGGCCACCGGCCGCACGGAAGCGGCGTCCAGCGATGCCAGGCCCCTGTCCGAAATCGTCACCAGGCCGCGATTCGTCGCCGCGCTGTTCTGCGCCGTCGGCAGCTATGCGCTGATGAGCTTCGTCATGACCGGCGCGCCCCTGGCCATGGTCGGCTGCGGCCTGTCGGAGGACGATGCGACGCTCGGCATTTCCTGGCATGTAATGGCGATGTTCGCGCCGAGTTTTTTCACCGGCTCGCTGATCCATCGCTTCGGCGCCGAGCGCATCGTCGCCATCGGCCTGATCCTGCTTATCGGCTGTGCTGCCGTTGCCTTGTCGGGCCTGGCGCTGTGGCAATTCTGGACGTCCCTGATCCTGCTCGGCCTTGGCTGGAATTTCGGCTTCATCGGCGCCACCGCCATGGTCGCGGCCAGCTACCGGCCGTCGGAAAAGGGCAAGGTGCAGGGTTTCCACGACTTCGTCCTGTTCGGCTCCGTCGCCTGCGCGTCGCTGCTGTCTGGCATGGTCTACAACGCCTGGGGCTGGGAGATGCTGAACTGGATAATCTTTCCTGTCACAGTTCTGTGCTTCGTCGCCCTCGGCGCGCTCAAGTTGACGGCCCCGCGCAACGCGCGCACCTGA
- the osmF gene encoding glycine betaine ABC transporter substrate-binding protein OsmF, which translates to MFSVKVFAGAALALAITAASASAQVVVSSKIDTEGGVLGNIIQLVLNANNIKTSDRIQLGGTPVVRKAITAGEIDIYPEYTGNAAFFFEKADDPVWKDAAKAYETAKKLDYDANKIVWLSPAPANNTWAIALRKEVSDANKLVTLSDFGKYVAGGGKVVLAASAEFVNSAAALPAFQTTYGFTLKPDQLITLSGGDTAATIAAAANQTSGANAAMVYGTDGGIAPSGLVVLEDDKGVQPVYQPAPIIRESVLKQHPEIETLLKPVFAKLDLVTLQELNGRVQVGGEPVKGVAEDFLKKNGFLK; encoded by the coding sequence ATGTTTTCAGTCAAGGTTTTCGCCGGCGCGGCATTGGCGCTGGCCATCACGGCAGCGTCCGCCAGTGCTCAGGTGGTCGTCTCCTCGAAGATCGATACCGAAGGTGGCGTGCTCGGCAACATCATCCAGCTCGTTCTCAACGCCAACAACATCAAGACATCAGACCGCATTCAGCTCGGCGGCACGCCGGTGGTGCGCAAGGCGATCACCGCTGGCGAGATCGACATCTATCCAGAATACACCGGCAACGCCGCCTTCTTCTTCGAGAAGGCCGATGATCCCGTGTGGAAGGACGCCGCCAAGGCCTATGAGACGGCCAAGAAGCTCGACTACGACGCCAACAAGATCGTCTGGCTGTCGCCGGCGCCGGCCAACAACACCTGGGCGATCGCGCTGCGCAAGGAGGTTTCGGACGCGAACAAGCTCGTCACGCTGTCGGACTTCGGCAAATACGTCGCCGGCGGCGGCAAGGTGGTGCTCGCGGCTTCCGCCGAGTTCGTCAATTCGGCAGCGGCCCTTCCAGCCTTCCAGACCACCTACGGCTTCACGCTGAAGCCGGACCAGCTGATCACGCTTTCGGGCGGCGACACGGCGGCGACCATCGCCGCGGCCGCCAACCAGACCAGCGGCGCCAACGCCGCCATGGTCTACGGCACCGATGGCGGCATCGCGCCGTCCGGCCTTGTCGTGCTCGAGGACGACAAGGGCGTGCAGCCGGTCTACCAACCGGCGCCCATCATCCGCGAATCCGTGCTCAAGCAACATCCCGAGATCGAGACGCTGCTGAAGCCGGTCTTCGCCAAGCTCGACCTCGTCACGCTGCAGGAGCTGAACGGTCGCGTGCAGGTTGGCGGCGAGCCGGTCAAGGGTGTCGCCGAGGACTTCCTGAAGAAGAACGGCTTTCTGAAGTAG